GGCAAACATTCCACGTCCAAAGGTCCGGCGTGTGATAGGTTTCATAGGAAACCTCCCTTGTTTATTTTCGTGATTTGACCTTCGCCAGCGGCACGGGTGGTTTGATTTGCAGCCTCGGGTGCGCTGACAGTGGTCAGGGTTGCGGTCGTCAAGAGGATCAGAGAAACAAGTGCGGCTTCCATTCGAATGCTTCTACGCAGACGCGAACCAGCACCCGACTCTTGACGAAGCAATGCAGGCGTCAGGCGCAGCTTATTCCATGCGGCAAAGGCCATAATCGCAAGGAAAACACCAAGCTTGATCGCAAAAAACTGCCCGTAAGGCGTGAAGAGCGCGTTCAGCACATTGCCCGTCAGCAGCC
The Oceanipulchritudo coccoides DNA segment above includes these coding regions:
- a CDS encoding CopD family protein; amino-acid sequence: LLTGNVLNALFTPYGQFFAIKLGVFLAIMAFAAWNKLRLTPALLRQESGAGSRLRRSIRMEAALVSLILLTTATLTTVSAPEAANQTTRAAGEGQITKINKGGFL